The genomic DNA AGCCTTCGGGTTGTCTAACATCACACTGAGGGGAGTCTTAATCCCCCTCCCCTACTTTATTCTTTTATTAAATGCTTTCGCGATTTTTAGTACGTGTTCTAAACTTCCTTGAATTTCAAGTGTTGTCATATCTTTAGCTGGTTGCCTTGCAATCACTATAATATCACGTGCAATAATATCTTGTTTATGAACTTTAAAATTCTCTCTAATGGCACGCTTTATTCTATTTCTTGTTACTGCATTACCTAACTTTTT from Staphylococcus taiwanensis includes the following:
- the rnpA gene encoding ribonuclease P protein component, which produces MNVEKAYRIKKNTDFQMIYKKGKSVANRQFVVYTYNSNNEHFRLGISVSKKLGNAVTRNRIKRAIRENFKVHKQDIIARDIIVIARQPAKDMTTLEIQGSLEHVLKIAKAFNKRIK